A DNA window from Thioalkalivibrio sp. XN279 contains the following coding sequences:
- a CDS encoding TVP38/TMEM64 family protein — protein sequence MSQLPDETLFRRLRRSPVVGIVAAVLFVALLLGLLVRSGGHEHILDLLHWVERQGLWAPLFFILIMAATVVLVLPGLPLTAGAGFVFGVVAGSIYVVLGTTLGAVLSFVIARYFFGTRARRYMLSHKRLRAVGEEMTPHGGKIVLLTRLIPFFPSKLANYFFGLTPVYLRDYTLGSLVGFIPFSVHNVYLGSIAADLSTMTVRDLGRTPLQWALYGGGFVVTVITVVWLNRLAQRALRPYMHEENGSKETQP from the coding sequence ATGAGCCAACTACCCGACGAAACTCTTTTCCGCCGGCTGCGACGGTCCCCCGTCGTGGGCATCGTCGCCGCCGTCCTGTTCGTCGCCTTGCTGCTCGGGCTGCTGGTGCGTAGCGGCGGCCACGAGCACATTCTCGACCTGTTGCACTGGGTGGAGAGGCAGGGCCTGTGGGCGCCGCTGTTCTTCATCCTGATCATGGCGGCCACGGTGGTGCTGGTGCTGCCCGGCCTGCCGCTGACCGCAGGCGCGGGTTTCGTGTTCGGCGTGGTCGCCGGCTCGATCTACGTGGTGCTGGGCACCACCCTGGGCGCAGTGCTCTCCTTCGTCATCGCACGCTACTTTTTCGGTACCCGCGCCCGTCGCTACATGCTGTCGCACAAGCGGCTGCGCGCCGTGGGCGAGGAGATGACCCCGCACGGCGGGAAGATCGTGCTGCTCACGCGGCTGATCCCCTTTTTCCCCAGCAAGCTGGCCAACTACTTTTTCGGCCTGACGCCCGTGTACCTGCGCGACTACACGCTCGGCTCGCTGGTCGGCTTCATCCCCTTCTCGGTCCACAACGTCTACCTGGGCTCGATCGCCGCGGACCTCTCCACCATGACGGTGCGCGATCTCGGCCGCACGCCGCTGCAGTGGGCGCTCTACGGCGGCGGCTTCGTCGTCACCGTCATCACCGTGGTCTGGCTCAACCGCCTGGCGCAGCGCGCGCTCAGGCCCTACATGCACGAGGAGAACGGCAGCAAGGAGACGCAGCCATGA